One region of Mycolicibacterium rhodesiae NBB3 genomic DNA includes:
- a CDS encoding error-prone DNA polymerase, whose translation MGWHTGPPSWTEMERVLSGRSLRPAGGAKPRRAGWPIDEQVGDGGDSPAWSRKRGAYQAENIDRPASSVPYAELHAHSAYSFLDGASTPEELVEEAVRLDLRAIALTDHDGLYGVVRFAEAAKELEMSTVFGAELSLGGGDRTEDPDPPGPHLLVLARGPEGYRRLSRELAKAHLAGGEKGKLHYDYDGLTEAAGGHWHILTGCRKGHVRQALSAGGPEAAASALGDLVDRFGRDRVSIELTHHGHPCDDERNAALAELAPRFGLGVVATTSAHFAEPSRGRLAMAMGAIRARKSMDEAAGYLAPLGGSHLRSGDEMARMFAHCPEVVTAAAELGEQCAFGLALIAPQLPPFDVPPGHTEDSWLRHLVMEGAHHRYGPPERAPHAYSQIEHELKIIEQLTFPGYFLVVHDITRFCKANNILAQGRGSAANSAVCYALGVTNVDPVANELLFERFLSPARDGPPDIDIDIESDLRENAIQYVYDRYGRDYAAQVANVITYRGRSAVRDMARALGFSQGQQDAWSKQIGQWGKLTEATHVDDVPEPVIDLALQISNLPRHMGIHSGGMVICDRPIADVCPVEWARMENRSVLQWDKDDCAAIGLVKFDLLGLGMLSALHYVIDLVREHKGIDVDLARLDLSEPAVYEMLQRADSVGVFQVESRAQMATLPRLKPRVFYDLVVEVALIRPGPIQGGSVHPYIKRRNGEEPVTYEHPSMAAALRKTLGVPLFQEQLMQLAVDCAGFSAAEADQLRRAMGSKRSTERMRRLRGRFYDGMRTRHGITGEVADRIYEKLEAFANFGFPESHSLSFASLVFYSSWFKLHHPAAFCAALLRAQPMGFYSPQSLVADARRHGVVVRGPDVNASLAHATLENVGTEVRLGLGSVRHIGDDLAERIVDERKANGPFTSLLDLTQRIQLSVPQTEALATAGALGCFEITRREGLWAAGAAATQRADRLPGVGASSQIPSLPGMTELELAAADVWATGISSDSYPTQFLRENLDALGVVPADKLLEVPDGTRVLVAGAVTHRQRPATAQGVTFINLEDETGMINVVCSRGLWARHRKLAQTASALVIRGQVQNATGAVTVVADRMGKLDMRVASKSRDFR comes from the coding sequence ATGGGCTGGCATACGGGTCCGCCGAGCTGGACGGAAATGGAGCGGGTGCTCTCAGGCCGGTCGCTCCGGCCCGCCGGAGGGGCAAAGCCGCGCCGGGCCGGCTGGCCCATCGACGAGCAGGTGGGCGACGGCGGGGACAGCCCCGCCTGGTCGCGAAAGCGGGGGGCGTACCAGGCGGAGAACATCGATCGGCCCGCGTCCTCGGTGCCCTATGCAGAGTTGCACGCGCATTCGGCGTACAGCTTCCTCGACGGTGCCAGCACGCCGGAGGAACTCGTCGAGGAGGCTGTCCGTCTGGACCTGCGCGCCATCGCGCTGACCGACCACGACGGCCTCTACGGAGTGGTGCGCTTCGCCGAGGCCGCCAAGGAACTGGAGATGTCGACGGTGTTCGGTGCCGAACTGTCGCTGGGCGGGGGCGACCGGACCGAAGACCCCGATCCGCCGGGGCCGCATCTGCTCGTGCTCGCCCGCGGCCCGGAGGGCTACCGGCGGCTGTCGCGTGAGCTCGCCAAGGCCCATCTGGCCGGCGGCGAGAAGGGCAAGCTGCACTACGACTACGACGGGCTGACCGAAGCGGCGGGAGGGCACTGGCACATCCTGACCGGCTGTCGCAAAGGTCATGTCCGCCAGGCTCTTTCCGCGGGTGGGCCGGAAGCCGCCGCCTCGGCCCTCGGCGATCTGGTGGACCGGTTCGGCCGCGACCGGGTCAGCATCGAGCTCACCCACCACGGGCATCCCTGCGACGACGAGCGCAATGCCGCCCTGGCCGAACTGGCGCCCAGGTTCGGTCTCGGCGTCGTCGCCACCACGAGCGCCCACTTCGCCGAGCCGTCCCGCGGCAGGCTCGCCATGGCCATGGGAGCGATCCGGGCCAGGAAATCGATGGACGAGGCTGCCGGTTACCTTGCCCCACTTGGCGGTTCACACCTGCGGTCGGGAGACGAGATGGCGCGGATGTTCGCCCACTGTCCCGAGGTGGTGACGGCGGCCGCCGAACTCGGCGAGCAGTGTGCATTCGGGCTGGCCCTGATCGCCCCGCAACTCCCGCCGTTCGACGTCCCGCCGGGGCACACCGAAGACAGCTGGCTGCGGCATCTGGTCATGGAAGGCGCGCACCATCGGTACGGCCCACCGGAGCGTGCACCCCATGCGTACTCCCAGATCGAGCATGAGCTGAAAATCATCGAGCAGCTGACGTTCCCGGGATATTTCTTGGTCGTCCACGACATCACCCGATTCTGCAAAGCGAACAACATCCTGGCTCAGGGCAGGGGATCGGCGGCCAATTCGGCCGTCTGTTACGCCCTTGGTGTCACCAACGTCGACCCGGTCGCCAACGAGTTGCTGTTCGAGCGGTTCCTGTCGCCGGCACGTGACGGGCCTCCCGATATCGACATCGACATCGAATCGGACCTGCGCGAGAACGCCATCCAGTACGTGTACGACCGCTACGGCCGCGACTACGCCGCCCAGGTGGCCAACGTCATCACGTACCGGGGTCGCAGCGCCGTACGTGACATGGCTCGCGCTCTGGGGTTCTCTCAGGGGCAGCAGGACGCGTGGAGCAAGCAGATCGGTCAGTGGGGCAAGCTGACCGAAGCGACTCACGTCGACGACGTTCCCGAACCGGTGATCGACCTGGCGCTGCAGATCTCCAACCTGCCGCGGCACATGGGCATTCATTCCGGTGGCATGGTGATCTGCGACCGTCCGATCGCCGACGTCTGCCCGGTGGAATGGGCACGGATGGAGAACCGAAGCGTGCTGCAGTGGGACAAAGACGACTGTGCGGCAATCGGTTTGGTCAAGTTCGATCTGCTGGGACTCGGGATGCTCTCGGCACTGCACTACGTCATCGATCTGGTGCGCGAGCACAAGGGCATCGACGTCGACCTGGCCAGGCTGGATCTGTCCGAGCCCGCGGTATACGAGATGCTGCAGCGCGCCGACTCCGTTGGGGTGTTCCAGGTGGAGTCCCGTGCGCAGATGGCCACGCTGCCCCGGCTGAAGCCGCGGGTGTTCTACGACCTGGTGGTCGAGGTCGCGTTGATCCGCCCTGGCCCGATCCAGGGCGGCTCGGTGCATCCGTACATCAAGCGACGTAACGGGGAGGAGCCGGTCACCTACGAACATCCCTCGATGGCGGCCGCGCTGCGAAAGACGTTGGGTGTGCCGTTGTTTCAGGAGCAACTCATGCAGCTTGCGGTGGATTGCGCGGGCTTCTCGGCCGCCGAGGCCGACCAGTTGCGCCGTGCGATGGGGTCCAAACGCTCCACCGAGCGTATGCGCCGGCTACGGGGCAGGTTCTACGACGGTATGCGCACACGACACGGCATCACGGGGGAGGTGGCCGACCGAATCTACGAGAAGCTGGAGGCATTCGCCAATTTCGGATTCCCGGAGAGCCATTCGCTGTCATTTGCCTCGCTGGTGTTCTACTCGTCGTGGTTCAAGTTGCACCATCCGGCGGCCTTTTGCGCCGCGCTGTTGCGGGCACAGCCGATGGGCTTCTATTCACCGCAGTCGCTGGTGGCCGATGCCCGCAGGCACGGGGTCGTCGTCCGCGGGCCGGACGTCAACGCGAGCCTCGCGCACGCGACGCTGGAGAACGTCGGCACCGAAGTGCGACTCGGTCTCGGCAGTGTCCGCCACATCGGCGACGATCTGGCCGAGCGCATCGTCGACGAGCGAAAAGCCAACGGGCCGTTCACCTCTCTGCTGGATCTCACCCAGCGGATTCAACTGAGTGTTCCGCAGACCGAAGCGCTGGCCACCGCGGGCGCCTTGGGCTGCTTCGAGATCACCCGTCGTGAGGGACTGTGGGCCGCAGGCGCGGCCGCCACCCAGCGTGCCGATCGACTGCCGGGAGTGGGGGCTTCCTCGCAGATCCCTTCGCTGCCGGGTATGACCGAACTCGAGCTGGCTGCCGCAGACGTGTGGGCCACGGGCATCTCGTCCGACAGCTATCCCACCCAGTTCCTGCGTGAGAACCTCGATGCGCTCGGCGTTGTACCTGCCGACAAGCTGCTGGAGGTGCCCGACGGAACGCGGGTGCTGGTGGCCGGGGCGGTGACTCACCGTCAGCGGCCGGCGACAGCGCAGGGCGTTACGTTCATCAACCTCGAGGACGAGACCGGAATGATCAACGTCGTGTGTTCGCGTGGGCTCTGGGCGCGGCACCGCAAGCTGGCGCAGACGGCGTCGGCGCTCGTGATACGCGGTCAGGTGCAGAATGCCACCGGCGCGGTCACCGTCGTCGCCGACCGCATGGGCAAGCTGGACATGCGGGTTGCGTCGAAGTCCCGTGACTTCCGCTGA
- a CDS encoding APC family permease: MSEADVETGLVSKGLATGKVGTFSGAVLGISSVAPGYTLTASIGLIVAAVGLKMPAILIAGFIPMFLTAYAYRELNSRAPDCGASFTWSTKAFGPYVGWMCGWGMVIATIIVLSNLAAIAVEFLYLFIARIFGDPSIADLADNKVINIVTTLAFIAVATLIASRGITTSERVQYVLVGFQMTVLMAFAVAAITLVARGEAPAALSFSFDWFNPFTGLALSAFVVGVTGSIFAFWGWDTCLTLGEESKDPKRVPGRAGLLCVLSILLTYLLVAVAVMMYAGVGPAGLGLGNEENAENVFGALADPVLGWAGPLLFLAVLASSVASLQTTFLPAARAMLAMGAYGAFPKRFADVSPRYLVPAYATVVAGVVTAAFYTIVSLLSERVLLDTIAALGIMICWYYGITAFACVWYFRRELFANVHNVVFKFLFPLLGGIMLATVFVISVRESMNPENGSGASIGGIGLVFYMGFGILLLGAVLMLIWRSRSPDFFVGRTMVDRPTIRY; the protein is encoded by the coding sequence GTGAGCGAGGCAGACGTCGAGACCGGTCTGGTGTCGAAGGGGCTGGCCACCGGCAAGGTAGGCACGTTTTCCGGTGCCGTGCTGGGCATTTCGTCGGTTGCGCCGGGATACACACTCACGGCAAGCATCGGGCTGATCGTTGCGGCGGTCGGGCTGAAGATGCCTGCCATCCTGATCGCCGGCTTCATCCCGATGTTCCTCACCGCATATGCGTATCGCGAGCTGAACTCGCGGGCACCGGACTGCGGTGCATCATTCACCTGGTCCACCAAGGCTTTTGGGCCCTACGTCGGATGGATGTGCGGATGGGGCATGGTGATCGCGACCATCATCGTGCTGTCCAACCTCGCCGCGATCGCCGTGGAGTTCCTGTACTTGTTCATCGCGCGGATATTCGGCGACCCCTCGATCGCGGACCTGGCGGACAACAAGGTGATCAACATCGTGACGACCCTGGCATTCATCGCCGTGGCCACCCTGATCGCGAGCCGCGGGATCACCACCAGCGAACGGGTGCAGTATGTGCTCGTCGGCTTCCAGATGACGGTGCTGATGGCTTTCGCGGTCGCGGCGATCACTCTGGTCGCCCGGGGTGAGGCGCCCGCCGCACTGTCGTTCAGCTTCGATTGGTTCAACCCGTTCACTGGACTTGCGTTGAGCGCCTTCGTCGTTGGCGTGACCGGGTCTATCTTCGCGTTCTGGGGATGGGATACATGTCTGACGCTCGGCGAGGAGTCCAAGGACCCCAAGCGGGTTCCCGGCCGTGCCGGTCTGCTGTGTGTGCTGTCGATCCTGCTGACCTATCTTCTGGTCGCCGTCGCGGTGATGATGTATGCGGGTGTCGGGCCAGCGGGCCTCGGCCTCGGCAACGAGGAGAACGCAGAGAATGTGTTCGGCGCACTCGCCGATCCGGTTCTCGGGTGGGCGGGGCCCTTGCTGTTCCTCGCGGTACTCGCGTCCTCGGTGGCCAGCCTGCAGACGACGTTCCTGCCCGCCGCTCGGGCCATGCTCGCGATGGGCGCCTACGGCGCGTTCCCGAAGCGGTTCGCCGACGTCAGTCCGCGGTACCTGGTGCCGGCGTACGCCACCGTGGTCGCCGGGGTCGTGACCGCTGCGTTCTATACCATCGTGAGCCTGCTTTCGGAGCGCGTGCTGCTGGATACCATTGCTGCGCTTGGCATCATGATCTGCTGGTATTACGGCATCACGGCATTCGCCTGTGTGTGGTACTTCCGCCGCGAGCTGTTCGCCAATGTCCACAACGTGGTCTTCAAGTTCCTTTTTCCGCTGCTCGGCGGGATCATGCTCGCCACGGTCTTCGTGATCTCGGTGCGCGAGAGCATGAACCCGGAGAACGGCAGTGGCGCCTCGATCGGCGGCATCGGGTTGGTGTTCTACATGGGCTTCGGCATCCTGTTGCTCGGTGCCGTGCTGATGCTTATCTGGCGATCCCGCAGTCCCGATTTCTTCGTGGGTCGCACGATGGTCGACCGCCCTACCATTCGGTACTGA
- a CDS encoding 13E12 repeat family protein, with protein sequence MGEFITGAGARERFRVLLDAVDDAYAQMREVPSDAVGNAFRVEMAERLETQERTNRALMYRVFGELADPPDEVGLVNDVIDSLWARLRIPPTEIKRRMKMAARIRPRRSLLGPPLPPELPLVADAVTVGAVGQDHLRVIATAMNRLPSCVSAEERSEVEASLVREARKNDAEIVKTAARHVDEIFNPDGDFDEADRARRRGMVMGPQGPDGGSRLSGWIDPETRCYVEAATAAVRPGRHLPDGTVEDSRDDRSASQRCHDGIKLGLKAGIASGGLGSHRGHPVTVIARTTLAELDQAAHAVTNPDIPMPPPARTGGDTALPMRDLIRMATDAIHYLAVFDDHSDRPLYLGRQKRIATTDQRIICYARDGGCTRPNCTESGYHSEVHHSPDWDPIGATDADKLFFACGPDHARVTKGQWQTTVTDSGRLAWSNGTRPPDINHAHHPEELLHTDPDPPECC encoded by the coding sequence ATGGGCGAATTCATCACCGGAGCGGGGGCACGCGAGCGGTTTCGCGTGCTGCTGGATGCCGTCGATGACGCCTATGCCCAGATGCGGGAGGTGCCTTCTGACGCGGTGGGCAACGCGTTTCGGGTGGAGATGGCCGAGCGTCTGGAAACCCAGGAACGCACCAACCGCGCGCTGATGTACCGGGTGTTCGGCGAACTCGCCGATCCACCCGACGAGGTGGGGTTGGTCAACGATGTGATCGACAGTCTGTGGGCGCGGTTGCGGATCCCGCCCACGGAGATCAAACGTCGGATGAAGATGGCTGCACGTATCCGGCCGCGGCGCTCGCTGCTGGGTCCACCGCTACCACCGGAGCTTCCGCTGGTGGCCGACGCGGTGACGGTCGGTGCGGTCGGGCAGGATCATCTGCGCGTCATCGCCACGGCGATGAACAGGTTGCCCTCGTGTGTGTCGGCCGAGGAACGGTCTGAAGTCGAGGCCAGCCTGGTCCGCGAGGCGCGCAAGAACGATGCCGAGATCGTCAAGACCGCGGCACGCCACGTCGACGAGATCTTCAATCCTGATGGCGATTTCGACGAGGCCGACCGGGCGCGGCGCCGCGGCATGGTGATGGGGCCCCAGGGCCCTGACGGGGGGTCGCGGCTGTCGGGGTGGATCGACCCCGAGACCCGCTGCTATGTCGAAGCCGCGACTGCCGCGGTGCGTCCGGGCCGACACCTTCCCGACGGCACCGTGGAGGACTCCCGCGATGACCGCTCGGCGTCGCAGCGTTGCCATGACGGCATCAAACTCGGCCTCAAGGCCGGGATCGCCTCCGGCGGGCTGGGATCGCATCGCGGGCATCCGGTAACGGTGATCGCACGCACGACGCTGGCCGAACTCGATCAAGCCGCCCACGCCGTCACCAACCCCGACATTCCGATGCCGCCACCAGCGCGCACCGGCGGGGACACCGCGCTGCCGATGCGCGATCTGATCCGCATGGCCACCGACGCCATCCACTACCTGGCGGTGTTCGACGATCACAGCGACCGCCCGCTCTACCTCGGGCGTCAGAAACGTATCGCGACGACCGATCAGCGGATCATCTGCTACGCACGCGACGGCGGCTGCACGCGGCCCAATTGCACCGAATCCGGCTATCACTCCGAGGTCCACCACAGCCCCGACTGGGACCCCATTGGCGCCACCGACGCCGACAAACTGTTCTTCGCCTGCGGCCCCGACCACGCACGCGTGACCAAAGGACAGTGGCAGACGACGGTCACCGACAGCGGGCGGCTGGCCTGGAGCAACGGAACCCGACCCCCCGACATCAACCACGCCCACCACCCCGAAGAACTCCTACACACCGATCCGGACCCACCGGAGTGCTGTTAG